TATCGCTGGCAAAACCGGCGGCGATATCAAGCTTTGAATCAGGCGATGTCGGGGGCGTAGGGTTCATGCCCTATCTGTGCATCGGCGAACCACGTTCGTCCAGACCCGCGCGAACTTATGGCGTTTGGCGTGACTTTTATGTCAAAGCCGGTCGAGCGGGAGAACGATGACACGCGCACCGGTCTTCTGCGCCACAGCCCCCGCCGGCAGGCGGATGAGGGCGTCGGCGCGGGCGAAAACACCGACCAGCGACGAATCCTGGTCATCAAAGGCTGTTACCTGAAGCTGGCCATAGGACGAACTGGAGAGCTTCGCCCGCAGATAGGCCTCACGCGGGCCGGCCGGACCAAGGGCGCCCTGCACCAGAGCCGTGACGAAAGGCGACGTCGCCTCCATGCCCAGCGATGCTTCGATCCAGACTTTAAGAAACAGTTGCGCCGTCACGAAGGCCGAGGCCGGATTACCGGGCAGGCTCAAAACCCGCCGGTCATCCTCAAGAACACCAAAACTGGTCGGCTTGCCGGGGCGCACCTTGACGCTGTCGAAATCGAGCGTCAGGCCCAGTTTCGCCAGCGCCGGCTTGACCAGATCGTAGTCACCGACACTGGCGCCGCCCACCGTGACGATCAGGTCGGCCTTCACGCTTTTCAGCGCCTTGTGAATGCCCTTGGCATCATCGCCCTGCAGACCGAGACAGGACGCCTTACCGCCCCATTGTCGGATCAGCGCCATCAACGCGTAGGAGGCCGATTCATAGATTTGATCCGCCTTCGGATCATGTCCAGGCAGCACCAGTTCATCACCCGTGCAAAGCACGACGACGTGCGGTCGGCGGACGACCGAAAGCGTATCGCAGCCCGCTGCGGCCGCCAGAGACAAACGCCACGGATCGAGGCGCACGCCACGCTCCAGCAAGGTGTCGCCGGCCTTGAAATCCTGGCCGGCCTTGCGGATATGGGTTGGCATCGGCACGCGGCCATCCGGCGTCACCTCTATGATTTGCTCACCGCGGACGACGTTTTCCTGAATGACAATGGCGTCGCAATCGGCCGGCACCGGCGCGCCGGTGAAGATGCGCACCGCCTCGTCGGCCCCAAGGCGTCCTTCAAAGGCGCGGCCGGCCGAGCTTTCGCCGATCAAGGTCAGGGTCACCTGATCGCCGCTCAAAAAGTCCTTGCGCGTGGCGTAACCGTCCATAGCCGAGGCGTTGAACGGTGGCTGATCACGGCTGGCCAGCACCGGCCTGGCCAGCACACGGCCCATCGCCTTGCCGAGCGACACCTTTTGGTTACGCGCCTTCAAGGCCCGCGCGCGGACCAGGGTCAGCGCTTCGTCTACCGTTACCGCCATCAGCGTTCCTTCAAACGCGGCATCAATTCGACCATGTTGCACGGACCATGGCGGCTATCGAGCTGCCAGCGGATCACCTTGTCCCAACCGTCCTTGACCGCGCCGTTCGAGCCCGGCAGGCAGAAAATGAAAACACCATCAATGATGCCAGCCAGGGCACGCGATTGCAGGGTAGAGAGCCCGACCGTCTGGTAGCTCAGCATGTGGAATATGGTCGAAAAGCCTTCGATGCGTTTGTGAAGCAGGGGTTCGATGGCTTCGGGCGTTACATCGCGGCCGGTAATGCCGGTGCCGCCGGTGGTGACGATGGCGTCGATCGTGCCGGAATTGACCCAGCGCATGACGCGCTCGCGGATGGCGTCGATATCATCCCGCACGATGGCGCGATCCGCCAGCACATGACCGGCCGCTTCGACACGACGCGCCAGCACTTCGCCGGACGTGTCGCTTTCCTCGTCACGCGTATCGGAAATGGTCAGGACCACGACATTGACCGGCTTGAAGGCGCGGTCTTCATGCAGACGGCCACCGCCTAAAAACGCCCGTTCCGCTTCGCTGATCTCGCTCATACTGACCTCATCTGATTGTCTTATCTCAGATTTAGGCGCGTGGTCTCACGATCTCAAGCGAAAACACCCTCACGCGCCAACAGTTGCGTGTACGCGGCCTCGATCGCCGTGATGAAGGTGGTATCGGTCGCCAGATCTTGCGGGAATACGCTGCGCAGAGTCAGGAAACGGCTGACGTCCGACACATCATCCTGACAGGTCCTGCCGACCGCGATCAGATCGGTCGCCAGCGGGTCGGTCAGGGCGTCGCCCGTGAGGGCCTTGCTGCGGATAAAACGCATCCATGCCGCCAGAGGCAGCGACAGGCGGCGGATATCCTGACCGCGATCCAGCGCCTCTGTCAGCGAACTGAGGATACGGATAGGCAGCTTCTGCGATCCGTCCCAGGCGATTTGCGACAGCTTGTGAACAATGGCCGGATTGCGGAAGCGCTTAAGGATGTCTTCGCTGTAGGCGATCAGATCGAGTCCTTCGGGCGCTTCCAGCAGCGGCACGACATCTTCAATCATCAGCCCACGGACGATTTCGGCCAGTTCCGCATCCTTCATGGCCTCCGACACGCTCTCATAGCCGCGGTGCAGCCCCATATAGGCCAGGGTCGAATGCGGGCCATTGAGCAGGCGTAGCTTGGCGCGCTCATAGGCCGGCACATTGTCCGTCAGGGTAACGCCGACGCTCTGCCAGTCCGGACCGCCATCATGGACGTGCTTTTCAATAACCCACTGGGTAAAGGCCTCGCGCTGGATCGGCCAGGCATCTTCGAGGCCCACCACCGCCTGCACGCGTGTGCGCAACTCATCATCGGTGGCCGGGGTGATCGAATTGACCATGGTGCAAGGGCACTGCAATTCGTCCCAGATCCAGCGCGCAAATTCATTGTCCGACTGACCCGCGAAAACGGTCACAGCCGCCTTGAGGCGCTCACCGTTCTTCGGGAGATTGTCACAGGGGATCAGAACGAACGGCTTCAGGCCCTGCGCGCGGCGACGGCGCAATCCCTCCGTGACATAACCGATAAAGGACTTCGGCGTTTTGGGGTTCGCCAGATCGTGGACAATGTCCGGATGCTGAAGATCAAGCGAGAAATCGGGCGCCAGGCAATAGCCCTTTTCGGTAACGGTCGAGGTCACCAGCGATACCGACGGGCGGGTCAGGCGCTCAAAAACCGCTTCGATATCTTCCGGCCCCACCAGTACCTCGCGCATGGCGCCTATGACGCGATAGCTGATCTCTTCGTCGAGAATGGCCAGAGTGTAGAGCCCATCTTGAGGGGCCAGCGCATCGCGCACACCGGTCGAGTGCAGCGACACGCCGCAGATACCCCAGCTCGAATCGTTTTGCGCCAAGGCATCGAAATAGGCGGCCTGATGGGCGCGGTGAAAGGCGCCAGGACCAAAATGGACGACCCCGGCGGCAAGCGACGCCGGATCATAGGCGGGTTTCAGGGCTTTGGCAGCAGACAGCTCAGACAAGGACAGGCGCATTTAAACAGTAATCCCATGCTTACAGATGGCGATTTTGAGCAACGGCGCCACAAAACCAGGCGTCTGCAATCAGAGCACGCCATCGTCAAATCTTGATACCGGTGTCATAGGGCGTTGGCCGGCCTATTTCAAGAAATAATCCTGTTCAGTCAGCGCGAAGACCGCTAACCATGGCAAAACAAGCGACCAAAAATGACGACATACGACGACGATATCGAGGCCTTCATAACGAGCCGTAAAAAGGCGACCATCAATGATGTGGCGCGACTGGCGCGGCTATCTAAAAAGACCGTCTCGCGCGTCATCAACGCATCCCCCAGCGTGCGCGCCGGGACGCGCGATCAGGTCAACGCGGTTATCGACCGTATCGGTTTCCGCCCCGATCCGCAGGCCCGCGGTCTCGCCTTCCGGCGCTCTTTCCTCATCGGCCTGATCTACGATAATCCCAACGCGCAATATGTCGTCAACATGCAGCTTGGCGCGCTCGACGGCTTGCGCGGTTCCGGCACAGAACTCGTGCTTCACCCGTGCGACCGTCACAGCGACCAGTTCATCAAGGATATCCGCGACTTTATCGAGCTTCAGCGCCTGTCCGGCGTTATCGTCCTGCCGCCGATTTCGGAAGATAAGCGTTTGCTGGCCCTGCTCGAAGATCTGGACACCCCTTACGTGCGCGTGTCAGCGCTCCATCCGGCCACGACGACGGGTGGTCATGCCATTCTGTCAAAAGAGCGGATCGGTTGCCGCGCCGCCGGAGAACATCTGGCGCAGCTTGGCCACACACGGATCGGCTTTATCGCCGGCCCGGACGGCTACCTTTCGGCCAGCGAGCGCCGCGCCGGCTTCCGCGAAGGCCTGCAGGCCCACGGCCTCGATATCGAACCATCGCTGGAAGTGCAAGGCGATTACACCCTTGAATCCGGTCACGCCGCCGCGCTCCGCCTCCTGACATCCGATACGCGGCCGACGGCGCTTTTCGCCGGCAATGACGAAATGGCCATCGGCGCCTATAAGGCCGCGTTCGGGCTTGGCCTGCGCATCCCCGGCGATCTCAGCATCTGCGGCTATGACGACAGCCCGATGGCGGAGCGCGTCTATCCGCCACTCACCACCGTCCATCTTCCGACCCGCGACATGGCCAGAGCCGCCGTGCTGACCCTGCTGCGCAGCGAAGGCGCGCCGGAA
The window above is part of the Asticcacaulis sp. MM231 genome. Proteins encoded here:
- the glp gene encoding gephyrin-like molybdotransferase Glp, whose amino-acid sequence is MAVTVDEALTLVRARALKARNQKVSLGKAMGRVLARPVLASRDQPPFNASAMDGYATRKDFLSGDQVTLTLIGESSAGRAFEGRLGADEAVRIFTGAPVPADCDAIVIQENVVRGEQIIEVTPDGRVPMPTHIRKAGQDFKAGDTLLERGVRLDPWRLSLAAAAGCDTLSVVRRPHVVVLCTGDELVLPGHDPKADQIYESASYALMALIRQWGGKASCLGLQGDDAKGIHKALKSVKADLIVTVGGASVGDYDLVKPALAKLGLTLDFDSVKVRPGKPTSFGVLEDDRRVLSLPGNPASAFVTAQLFLKVWIEASLGMEATSPFVTALVQGALGPAGPREAYLRAKLSSSSYGQLQVTAFDDQDSSLVGVFARADALIRLPAGAVAQKTGARVIVLPLDRL
- the moaB gene encoding molybdenum cofactor biosynthesis protein B yields the protein MSEISEAERAFLGGGRLHEDRAFKPVNVVVLTISDTRDEESDTSGEVLARRVEAAGHVLADRAIVRDDIDAIRERVMRWVNSGTIDAIVTTGGTGITGRDVTPEAIEPLLHKRIEGFSTIFHMLSYQTVGLSTLQSRALAGIIDGVFIFCLPGSNGAVKDGWDKVIRWQLDSRHGPCNMVELMPRLKER
- a CDS encoding mannitol dehydrogenase family protein translates to MRLSLSELSAAKALKPAYDPASLAAGVVHFGPGAFHRAHQAAYFDALAQNDSSWGICGVSLHSTGVRDALAPQDGLYTLAILDEEISYRVIGAMREVLVGPEDIEAVFERLTRPSVSLVTSTVTEKGYCLAPDFSLDLQHPDIVHDLANPKTPKSFIGYVTEGLRRRRAQGLKPFVLIPCDNLPKNGERLKAAVTVFAGQSDNEFARWIWDELQCPCTMVNSITPATDDELRTRVQAVVGLEDAWPIQREAFTQWVIEKHVHDGGPDWQSVGVTLTDNVPAYERAKLRLLNGPHSTLAYMGLHRGYESVSEAMKDAELAEIVRGLMIEDVVPLLEAPEGLDLIAYSEDILKRFRNPAIVHKLSQIAWDGSQKLPIRILSSLTEALDRGQDIRRLSLPLAAWMRFIRSKALTGDALTDPLATDLIAVGRTCQDDVSDVSRFLTLRSVFPQDLATDTTFITAIEAAYTQLLAREGVFA
- a CDS encoding LacI family DNA-binding transcriptional regulator, producing MTTYDDDIEAFITSRKKATINDVARLARLSKKTVSRVINASPSVRAGTRDQVNAVIDRIGFRPDPQARGLAFRRSFLIGLIYDNPNAQYVVNMQLGALDGLRGSGTELVLHPCDRHSDQFIKDIRDFIELQRLSGVIVLPPISEDKRLLALLEDLDTPYVRVSALHPATTTGGHAILSKERIGCRAAGEHLAQLGHTRIGFIAGPDGYLSASERRAGFREGLQAHGLDIEPSLEVQGDYTLESGHAAALRLLTSDTRPTALFAGNDEMAIGAYKAAFGLGLRIPGDLSICGYDDSPMAERVYPPLTTVHLPTRDMARAAVLTLLRSEGAPEDALIFESALVVRQSTAKV